From the Niveibacterium microcysteis genome, the window GCAACGTGAAGTCGCCGAAGCCGCGCGCTACTACGGCAAGACCGCCGAAAGTTGGCCCGATGACGCTCGCGCACCGGACGCCTTGCTTGGCCTGTCGAACTGCCAGACGGAGCTCGGTGACAAGAAGGGCGCACGCGCATCGCTCGAGAAGATCGTATCGAAGTACCCGTCCAGCCCTGCCGCACAAACCGCGAAGCAGCGCCTGGGCAAGAAATGAGCAACCCCGTATCGTCGGTCGGCGCAACACGATTGCGCCTGACCGAAATCTTCTTTTCGCTGCAGGGTGAATCCACCCGCGTCGGCTTGCCAACCGTCTTCATCCGCCTGACCGGCTGCCCACTGCGCTGCGTGTGGTGCGACACGACCTACTCCTTTACCGGCGGCGAGTGGTACACGATCGACGCGATACTCGCCGAGACCGCGCGCCACCGCACCCGCACGGTATGCGTCACCGGTGGCGAACCGCTTGCCCAGAAAGCCTGCCTGCCGTTGCTGACCGCCCTGTGCGACGCGGGCTACTCGGTGTCGCTGGAAACCTCGGGCGCGCTCGATATTGGCGCGGTCGATCCGCGTGTATCGCGCATCATGGATTTGAAGGCACCCGGATCCGGTGAAGTCGCGCGAAACCTCTTCGCCAACATCCCGCTGCTGCGATCCGACGATGAAGTGAAAATCGTCCTCGCCGACGAAACCGATTATCTCTGGGCGAGGGAGCAAGTCGCCAGCCATAAGCTGACCGAGCGCTGCACGGTGCTGCTGTCGCCGGTCCAGGGTGCCTTGTCGCCGGCACAGCTGGCCGAATGGGTACTGCGCGATCAGCTCACCGTTCGCATGCAGGTACAGCTGCACAAGGTGATCTGGGGCAACCAGCCCGGACGCTGAGCCCTACGGCTCAAGACGCACACAATGCATCAAGGAACGACCATGACCGAACGACGCGCCGTCGTCCTGCTTTCTGGCGGACTCGACTCGGCAACCTGCCTCGCCATTGCTCGCGCGGAGGGCTTCGTCCCGTATGCGCTATCCGTC encodes:
- the queE gene encoding 7-carboxy-7-deazaguanine synthase QueE, which codes for MSNPVSSVGATRLRLTEIFFSLQGESTRVGLPTVFIRLTGCPLRCVWCDTTYSFTGGEWYTIDAILAETARHRTRTVCVTGGEPLAQKACLPLLTALCDAGYSVSLETSGALDIGAVDPRVSRIMDLKAPGSGEVARNLFANIPLLRSDDEVKIVLADETDYLWAREQVASHKLTERCTVLLSPVQGALSPAQLAEWVLRDQLTVRMQVQLHKVIWGNQPGR